The DNA segment GCAGATGCCCTGCTGGCTTACTTATACAAATCAAAAAACCCATGAGATTATCCGGGCCAATTTGCACAGGGCCCCGCTATATACAGGCTTAATTGAGGGAACAGGTCCCCGTTATTGCCCTTCCATTGAGGATAAGGTAGTCCGTTTTGCCGAAAAGGAGGCTCATCAGTTATTCATTGAGCCGGAAGGTCTACATACCAATGAAATGTATGTCCAGGGGATGTCGACCAGCCTGCCAATTGATGTGCAATATGCCTTTTTGAGCACGATTGCCGGCTTGGAGAAACTTAAAATCATGCGGCCTGGCTATGCCATCGAGTATGATTGTGTGGACCCCACTCAACTAAAACCCAGCCTGGAGTTTAAACAGCTGGCCGGATTGTTTTCGGCCGGGCAGGCGAACGGTACGTCCGGGTACGAGGAGGCGGCGGCCCAGGGCTTGATGGCCGGGATCAATGCGGCCCTTGTTGTAAAGGGGAAAGAGCCCTTTATTTTATCCCGTTCCGAAGCCTATATTGGTGTATTAATTGACGATTTGGTTACCAAAGGGACAAATGAGCCTTATCGTATTATGACTTCCCGGGCCGAATATCGCTTGATTTTACGTCAGGATAATGCCGATCTCCGGCTGACCGATAAGGGACGGGCCCTGGGCTTGGTTGGTGATGAGCGTTATGCCCGCTTTGCGGCGAAACGCGATGCTATTGCCGACAGCCTGGCCAACATGAAATCAACGATGGTTACGCCCAGCAATGAAGTACAGGCTAAATTGAAAGCTATGAATTCCGCCGAGTTGCGAACAGGCACTTCCCTGTTTGGTTTATTGCGCCGGACGGAGATTAATTATTCTATGTTATGCAAACATTTTGATTTACCGCCGTTGCCTGCCGCTGTTTGTGAACAGGTGGAGATTGCCGCAAAATATGAGGGATATATCAATAAGCAGATTGAACAGGTAGAGCGGGCTGCTAAACTGGAAGAGAAACGTCTGCCCTTAAACCTTGATTATGAAGCTATCAGCGGTCTGGCTCTAGAGGCCAGACAGAAATTGAATAAGATCAAACCGCTTTCCATTGGCCAGGCTGCCCGCATTTCCGGTGTTTCTCCGGCGGATATTTCGATTTTGATGATTTATTTGG comes from the Propionispora hippei DSM 15287 genome and includes:
- the mnmG gene encoding tRNA uridine-5-carboxymethylaminomethyl(34) synthesis enzyme MnmG produces the protein MYVAGKYDVVVIGAGHAGCEAALAAARLGCSTLLATLNMDNIALMPCNPAVGGPAKGHLVREIDALGGQMGLNTDQTCIQMRMLNTGKGPAVHALRAQADKVWYQNNMKHTVENQAGLDVKQVLVDKILTAGGRISGIQIETGEVYECQCVILATGTYLRGKIILGELSYAGGPNGQRAAQMLSQSLRELGIELMRFKTGTPARVDRRTLDFSKMTIQPGDEQIHNFSFMSDVTTREQMPCWLTYTNQKTHEIIRANLHRAPLYTGLIEGTGPRYCPSIEDKVVRFAEKEAHQLFIEPEGLHTNEMYVQGMSTSLPIDVQYAFLSTIAGLEKLKIMRPGYAIEYDCVDPTQLKPSLEFKQLAGLFSAGQANGTSGYEEAAAQGLMAGINAALVVKGKEPFILSRSEAYIGVLIDDLVTKGTNEPYRIMTSRAEYRLILRQDNADLRLTDKGRALGLVGDERYARFAAKRDAIADSLANMKSTMVTPSNEVQAKLKAMNSAELRTGTSLFGLLRRTEINYSMLCKHFDLPPLPAAVCEQVEIAAKYEGYINKQIEQVERAAKLEEKRLPLNLDYEAISGLALEARQKLNKIKPLSIGQAARISGVSPADISILMIYLEQQRRREGI